Proteins encoded in a region of the Raphanus sativus cultivar WK10039 chromosome 8, ASM80110v3, whole genome shotgun sequence genome:
- the LOC108819045 gene encoding protein phosphatase 2C 56 — translation MEEVSPAVAMTFMPLPDTQMELAGIMLGKNYYNGQYSTQDSDNGDSRRETSCSVSESRKVLSSRINSPNFNMKNQSLSSEIVSDIAGEEINGSDERSREKKMISRTESRTLFEFKSVPLYGVTSICGRRPEMEDAVSTIPRFLQSPTNSLIDGRFDPQSTAHFFGVYDGHGGSQVANYCRERMHLALAEEIAKEKPMLCDGDTWQEKWKRALFNSFLRVDSEIESVAPETVGSTSVVAVVFPTHIFVANCGDSRAVLCRGKTALPLSTDHKPDREDEAARIEAAGGKVIRWNGARVFGVLAMSRSIGDRYLKPSIIPDPEVTAVRRVKEDDCLILASDGVWDVMTDEEACEMARKRILWHKKNMVAGDASLLANERRGEGEDPAAKSAAEYLSKLALQRGSKDNITVVVVDLKPQRKLKIKALN, via the exons ATGGAGGAAGTATCACCAGCGGTTGCTATGACTTTCATGCCTCTCCCTGACACCCAGATGGAACTCGCAGGGATCATGTTGGGTAAAAACTACTACAACGGCCAATACTCAACTCAAGATTCCGACAACGGAGATTCCAGACGCGAGACTTCATGCTCTGTTTCTGAATCTAGGAAAGTTCTGTCCTCTCGGATCAATTCTCCCAACTTCAACATGAAGAACCAATCATTATCATCAGAGATAGTCTCTGATATCGCCGGAGAAGAGATCAACGGCTCAGATGAGAGATcgagagagaagaagatgatcagCAGAACAGAGAGCAGGACTCTGTTCGAGTTCAAGAGTGTGCCTTTGTACGGTGTGACCTCCATCTGTGGAAGAAGACCGGAGATGGAGGATGCTGTCTCCACGATACCAAGATTCCTTCAATCTCCGACCAACTCGTTGATAGATGGTCGTTTTGATCCTCAGTCCACCGCTCATTTCTTCGGTGTCTACGACGGCCACGGCGGTTCTCAG GTAGCGAACTATTGCAGAGAGAGGATGCACTTGGCTTTAGCGGAGGAGATAGCCAAGGAGAAGCCGATGCTCTGCGACGGTGACACGTGGCAGGAGAAGTGGAAGAGAGCTCTGTTCAACTCGTTCCTCCGCGTTGACTCTGAGATCGAGTCGGTGGCCCCGGAGACTGTCGGGTCAACGTCGGTCGTCGCCGTCGTGTTCCCGACTCATATCTTCGTCGCGAACTGTGGCGACTCCAGAGCCGTTCTTTGCCGCGGCAAGACTGCGCTTCCTTTATCCACTGACCACAAA CCGGATAGGGAAGATGAGGCGGCGAGGATTGAAGCCGCCGGAGGGAAAGTGATCCGGTGGAACGGTGCTCGTGTGTTCGGTGTTCTCGCCATGTCAAGATCCATTG GTGATAGATACTTGAAGCCATCGATCATTCCTGATCCGGAAGTGACGGCTGTGAGGAGAGTCAAAGAAGATGACTGTCTGATACTAGCGAGTGACGGTGTTTGGGATGTAATGACGGATGAGGAAGCGTGTGAGATGGCCCGGAAGCGTATCTTGTGGCACAAGAAGAACATGGTGGCTGGAGATGCGTCGTTGCTCGCGAATGAGCGAAGAGGTGAAGGAGAAGATCCAGCAGCAAAGTCTGCGGCTGAGTACTTGTCAAAGCTGGCTTTACAGAGGGGAAGCAAAGACAATATAACTGTGGTGGTGGTTGACTTGAAACCTCAGAGGAAACTCAAGATCAAAGCCTTGAATTGA
- the LOC108819897 gene encoding regulatory protein NPR1 translates to MDTVAGFSDSYEISSTILSAGPTDNTTESSVARPSAELPVVDVSALQLLSNNLESLFDSPESSYSDAKLILADDRELSFNRCILAARSPFFKTALAATAAAAATKKIELKKIATEYEVGFDSVAAVMAYVYTGRARPPPKGVSNCADEDCCHVSCRPAVDFMVEVLYLSFVFQIPELVTMYQRHLMDVVDKVIIEDTLIILKLSSICGQEKLFDKCTEIIVKSNLDIVTLNKSLPQGIVKQVIDIRKELGLVEVPEPDKHVSNIHKALESHDLALVGMLLKEGRTSLDDACALHFAVEYCAVETATELLKLGLADVNRRNQRGYTVLHVAAMRKEPSLIAFLLTKGANASEMGLDGRTALLIAKQVTKAAEYNCVLERGKDSPKGRLCVEILEQPERLDPLPADVSPSLALVADNELKIRLIDFENRVQMARCFFPKEAQLAMSIAETKGTSEFIVDSQEPDGTGAKRSAPDQYMAPFVFQEKHRSRLEALSKTVEYGRRFFPRCAALLDKIADCETLTILAFLEKDTPENRLVKRQKYMEIQESLQMAFNEDNEEQLGKSSRSGSSSSTSKSTKRSNGKPSHPRRR, encoded by the exons ATGGACACCGTCGCTGGATTCTCCGATTCGTATGAAATCAGCAGCACTATCTTATCCGCGGGACCAACGGATAACACCACCGAATCATCCGTCGCTCGTCCATCAGCAGAGCTCCCGGTGGTGGACGTATCGGCCTTGCAACTGCTCTCCAACAACCTCGAGTCCTTGTTCGACTCGCCGGAATCGTCCTACAGCGACGCCAAGCTGATCCTCGCCGATGACCGAGAACTATCCTTCAACCGCTGCATCCTCGCAGCGAGAAGCCCCTTCTTCAAAACCGCCTTAGCAgccaccgccgccgccgccgctaCGAAGAAGATCGAGCTGAAGAAAATCGCGACGGAATACGAAGTCGGATTCGATTCGGTGGCGGCCGTTATGGCCTACGTTTACACCGGGAGAGCGAGGCCGCCGCCGAAGGGAGTTTCGAATTGCGCAGACGAGGATTGCTGCCACGTGTCCTGCCGTCCAGCGGTTGATTTCATGGTGGAGGTTCTCTACTTGTCTTTCGTCTTCCAGATTCCGGAGTTAGTTACAATGTATCag agGCATTTAATGGATGTTGTAGACAAAGTTATCATAGAGGATACATTAATTATACTCAAGCTCTCCAGCATCTGTGGTCAAGAAAAGCTATTTGATAAATGCACAGAGATCATTGTGAAGTCAAACCTAGATATAGTTACTCTCAACAAGTCACTGCCGCAGGGGATTGTGAAGCAAGTAATTGATATCCGTAAAGAGCTTGGTTTGGTGGAGGTACCTGAACCTGACAAACACGTCTCGAATATTCACAAGGCGCTCGAGTCCCATGATCTCGCGCTTGTCGGTATGCTTTTGAAAGAAGGCCGCACGAGTCTAGATGACGCGTGTGCTCTCCATTTTGCCGTCGAGTACTGCGCTGTGGAGACTGCTACTGAGCTTCTGAAACTCGGGCTTGCGGACGTTAACCGTAGGAATCAGAGGGGGTACACGGTGCTTCACGTTGCGGCGATGCGGAAGGAGCCGAGTTTGATAGCGTTTCTGTTGACAAAAGGGGCGAATGCGTCGGAGATGGGTTTGGATGGTAGGACTGCTCTCTTGATTGCGAAGCAAGTCACCAAGGCGGCTGAGTATAATTGTGTTCTGGAGCGAGGCAAGGATTCTCCCAAAGGCCGACTGTGTGTAGAGATACTAGAGCAACCAGAGAGACTAGATCCGTTGCCTGCAGACGTGTCTCCCTCTCTTGCACTGGTTGCTGATAATGAGCTGAAGATAAGGTTGATTGATTTTGAAAACAGAG TTCAAATGGCTCGATGTTTCTTTCCAAAGGAAGCACAACTTGCTATGTCAATCGCGGAGACGAAGGGAACAAGCGAGTTTATCGTGGATAGCCAAGAGCCTGACGGCACTGGTGCAAAGAGGTCAGCACCAGACCAATACATGGCACCTTTCGTATTCCAAGAAAAGCATCGGAGTAGACTAGAAGCGCTTTCAAAAACTG TGGAATACGGGAGACGCTTCTTCCCACGCTGTGCGGCATTGCTCGATAAGATTGCGGACTGTGAGACCTTGACTATACTTGCTTTCCTAGAGAAAGACACCCCTGAGAACCGACTAGTGAAGAGGCAAAAGTACATGGAAATACAGGAGAGTCTGCAAATGGCCTTTAATGAAGACAATGAGGAACAACTTGGGAAGTCGTCTCGGTCAGGTTCCTCTTCTTCCACATCGAAGTCAACAAAGAGGTCTAATGGTAAACCCTCTCACCCACGTCGTCGGTGA
- the LOC108821870 gene encoding nucleosome assembly protein 1;1 — translation MSNDKDNFSLADLTAALKDEDRAGIMNILKNKMAGDVLENLSPQVRARVDALKDIQSQHDELEAKFREERAVLEAKYEQLYQPLYAKRFEIVNGTTEIELTPEDTKMDDGQGEDKTAVKGVPSFWLTALQNNDVTSEEVTERDEEALKYLKDIKWCKTKEPKGFKLEFLFDSNPFFKNNVLTKSYHVIDEDEPLLEKAIGTEIDWYPGKCLTQKILKKKPNRVSTNAKPITKMEACESFFNFFNPPEVPDEDEDIDEDRAEELQNVMEQDYDIGSTIRDKIIPHAVSWFTGEAVEGQEFDIDDDDDDDSDEDDDDDDDDDEEDEDDDDDEEDEDDDDDDDDEMEDDCKTKKKKGGSSQIVGDGQQGERPPDCKQQ, via the exons ATGAGCAACGACAAGGACAATTTCAGCCTCGCCGATCTCACTgctg CTCTTAAAGACGAGGATCGAGCCGGCATCATGAACATTCTCAAG AACAAGATGGCTGGGGACGTGCTCGAGAATCTGTCTCCTCAAGTGAGAGCGCGTGTCGATGCCTTGAAGGATATACAG AGCCAACACGATGAACTTGAGGCTAAGTTCCGTGAGGAGAGAGCTGTTCTTGAAGCCAAGTATGAACAGTTGTATCAGCCTTTGTATGCCAAG CGTTTTGAAATTGTGAATGGAACTACTGAAATCGAGCTGACTCCAGAGGATACTAAGATGGACGATGGCCAAGGAGAGGACAAAACTGCTGTGAAAGGAGTTCCCAGTTTCTGGCTGACTGCTTTGCAAAATAATGATGTTACTTCCGAGGAG GTCACAGAGCGTGATGAAGAggctctcaagtatcttaaagATATTAAGTGGTGCAAGACTAAAGAGCCTAAAGGATTCAAGCTTGAGTTTCTCTTTGACTCAAATcccttttttaaaaacaatgtCTTGACAAAGTCTTATCATGTGATTGATGAGGATGAGCCACTACTTGAGAAGGCTATTGG GACTGAGATTGATTGGTATCCTGGGAAGTGTCTAACTCAGAAGATTCTTAAAAAGAAGCCTAATAGAGTTTCAACGAACGCCAAACCAATCACTAAAATGGAAGCTTGTGAAAGCTTCTTCAACTTCTTTAATCCTCCAGAAGTCCcggatgaagatgaagatatcGACGAGGACAGA GCTGAGGAACTTCAGAATGTGATGGAACAAGATTATGACATTGG ATCTACCATCCGGGACAAGATTATCCCGCATGCCGTCTCATGGTTTACTGGTGAGGCTGTGGAAGGACAGGAGTTTGatatagatgatgatgatgatgatgatagtgacgaagatgatgatgatgatgatgatgatgatgaagaggacgaggatgatgatgatgatgaagaggacgaggatgatgatgatgatgatgatgatgagatggAGGATGATTGCAAGACTAAAAAGAAG AAGGGAGGCAGCTCTCAGATTGTTGGTGATGGTCAACAAGGCGAGAGGCCACCAGACTGCAAGCAACAGTGA
- the LOC108821480 gene encoding galactinol synthase 5-like, whose protein sequence is MAAMNMAPEKKIEVTVNDNGGKRAYVTFLAGNKDYWMGVVGLAKGLRKVKSAYPLVVACLPDVPEEHRQILVAQGCIIRDIEMVTPPENKVGYSMAYFVLNYSKLRIWEFVEYEKVMYLDGDIQVFGNIDHLFDTPSGYLYAVKDCFCEISWCNTTQYQIGYCQQSPEKVTWPVETLGSPPPTYFNAGMLLFEPNLDVYEDLLRVVQITTPTYFAEQDFLNMYFRDIYKPIPSTYNLVLAMLWRHPEHVDLNKIHVVHYCANGSKPWKYDETEEHMEREDIKMLVKKWWEIYEDPSLDYKNFMETESKLNPITAAVLASKESDGDVLTSLAPSAA, encoded by the exons ATGGCTGCAATGAACATGGCTCCCGAAAAGAAGATCGAAGTTACAGTGAATGATAATGGGGGTAAAAGGGCTTACGTCACCTTCCTTGCTGGAAACAAAGACTACTGGATGGGTGTGGTCGGGCTAGCCAAAGGACTTCGTAAGGTGAAGTCAGCTTATCCTCTTGTGGTGGCCTGTCTTCCTGATGTGCCAGAAGAACACCGTCAAATCTTGGTGGCTCAGGGATGCATCATCCGTGATATTGAAATGGTCACTCCTCCAGAAAACAAAGTCGGTTATTCCATGGCTTATTTTGTCCTCAACTACTCCAAACTTCGTATTTGGGAG TTTGTGGAATATGAGAAGGTGATGTATTTGGATGGAGACATTCAAGTGTTTGGTAACATTGACCATCTTTTTGACACTCCTTCCGGTTACTTGTACGCTGTGAAAGATTGCTTTTGCGAAATATCATGGTGCAACACTACTCAATACCAGATCGGTTACTGCCAACAGTCACCTGAAAAGGTGACATGGCCGGTGGAAACTCTTGGTTCTCCGCCGCCTACCTACTTCAACGCTGGTATGTTACTGTTTGAGCCAAACCTCGACGTGTACGAGGATCTCCTTCGTGTTGTTCAGATCACTACTCCTACGTATTTTGCTGAACAG GATTTTCTGAATATGTATTTCAGAGACATCTACAAGCCAATTCCTTCCACCTACAACCTTGTATTGGCTATGTTATGGCGTCACCCGGAACATGTTGACCTTAACAAAATCCATGTGGTCCATTACTGCGCAAAT GGCTCAAAGCCATGGAAATATGATGAAACCGAAGAGCACATGGAGCGGGAAGACATAAAAATGCTAGTGAAGAAATGGTGGGAGATTTATGAAGATCCAAGTTTGGACTACAAGAACTTTATGGAAACTGAGTCTAAGTTGAATCCGATCACTGCTGCAGTCTTGGCTTCCAAAGAGTCTGATGGTGATGTCCTCACAAGCCTTGCCCCTTCAGCAGCATAG
- the LOC108821872 gene encoding uncharacterized protein LOC108821872: MASKLLQLKSKACEASKFVSKHGTSYYKQLLEKNKHYIQEPATVEKCQELSKQLLYTRLASIPGRSESFWKEVDHVKGLWKNRADLKVEDAGIAALFGLECFAWYCAGEIVGRGFTFTGYYP; the protein is encoded by the exons ATGGCATCAAAGTTGCTACAGCTTAAATCAAAAGCCTGTGAAGCATCAAAGTTTGTGTCCAAGCACGGCACTAGTTACTACAAACAGTTGCTGGAGAAGAACAAGCACTATATCCAGGAGCCAGCCACTGTTGAGAAATGCCAAGAGTTGTCTAAGCAGCTTCTCTACACCCGTCTTGCTAG CATTCCTGGACGTTCTGAGTCGTTCTGGAAGGAAGTAGATCACGTGAAGGGCTTGTGGAAGAACCGGGCGGATCTGAAGGTTGAAGATGCTGGGATCGCAGCACTTTTTGGTCTTGAATGCTTCGCTTGGTACTGTGCGGGTGAGATCGTTGGAAGAGGCTTCACTTTCACCGGCTACTACCCTTGA
- the LOC108821874 gene encoding arginine--tRNA ligase, chloroplastic/mitochondrial → MESKKNQECTGNLKRQLEKFFDASLRSTVPDQPGVKPVVSTSPLDRSGDYQCNNAMGLWSMIKGKDSQFKAPLAVGEALLNNLPTSEMVDSCSCSVTGPGFVNVVLSTKWMAKSIESMLINGIDTWAPAPPVKRAVVDFSSPNIAKEMHVGHIRPTVIGDTLARMLEFSNVEVLRRNHVGDWGTQFGMLIEYLFEKFPDTDSVTETAIGDLQSFYRKSKSKFDLDPDFKEKAQKAVVRLQGGDPIYRKAWAKICDISRTEFAKVYQRLQIELEEKGESFYNPYIANVIGELDSKGLIEESEGARVIFLEGFKIPLIVVKSDGGFNYASTDLTALWYRLNEEKADWIIYVTDFGQKQHFNMFFKAARKAGWLPDSDKAYPRVDHVGFGLVNGADNKRFRTRCSDVVRLVDLLDEAKTRSKTALIERGKDKEWTPEELDQTAEAIGYGAVKYADLKNNITTGYTFNFDDMLSDKGNTAVYLLYAHARICSIIRKSGKDIDELKKTGKLVLDHPEERALGLHLLRFAETVEEACTTMLPNVLCLYLYSLSERFTSFYSIHQVNGSPEEASRLLLCEATAVVMRKCFHLLGITPVYKI, encoded by the exons ATGGAATCT AAGAAGAATCAAGAATGCACCGGGAATCTAAAACGCCAGCTAGAGAAGTTCTTTGATGCGTCTCTGAGATCAACGGTTCCTGATCAACCTGGTGTTAAGCCCGTGGTTTCTACCTCCCCTCTTGACCGATCCGGAGATTACCAATG TAACAATGCAATGGGTCTCTGGTCAATGATTAAAGGAAAGGATTCTCAGTTCAAGGCTCCTCTAGCTGTTGGAGAG GCCCTTTTAAATAATCTACCTACGTCTGAGATGGTGGATTCATGCTCTTGCTCTGTTACTGGACCTGGATTTGTTAATGTTGTACTATCAACCAAGTGGATGGCTAAG aGTATTGAAAGTATGCTTATAAACGGAATTGACACATGGGCGCCTGCTCCTCCGGTCAAGAGAGCCGTAGTTGATTTCTCCTCTCCAAACATTGCAAAAGAGATGCATGTTGGTCATATAAGACCAACTGTCATCGGTGACACGCTTGCTCGCATGCTCGAGTTCTCAAACGTTGAAGTTCTACGCAGAAACCATGTTGGTGACTGGGGAACACAG TTTGGCATGCTCATTGAGTACCTCTTTGAGAAGTTTCCTGATACGGATAGTGTGACTGAGACAGCTATTGGAGATCTTCAG TCGTTTTACAGAAAATCAAAGAGCAAATTTGATCTAGATCCGGACTTTAAGGAAAAGGCACAAAAGGCTGTGGTCCGTCTACAG GGTGGAGATCCTATATACCGTAAGGCTTGGGCTAAGATTTGTGATATCAGCCGAACCGAGTTTGCCAAGGTTTATCAGCGCCTTCAAATTGAGCTAGAAGAAAAG GGAGAAAGCTTTTACAACCCCTATATCGCTAACGTGATTGGGGAATTGGATAGCAAGGGGCTGATTGAAGAAAGTGAGGGTGCTCGTGTGATTTTCCTCGAAGGCTTCAAGATCCCACTCATTGTTGTAAAGAGTGACGGTGGTTTTAACTATGCCTCAACTGATCTGACTGCTCTTTG GTATCGGCTTAATGAAGAGAAAGCTGATTGGATTATATATGTGACCGATTTTGGCCAGAAGCAGCACTTTAATATGTTCTTCAAA GCTGCCAGAAAAGCAGGATGGCTTCCAGACAGTGATAAAGCTTACCCTAGAGTTGACCATGTTGGTTTTGGTCTCGTCAACGGGGCAGATAACAAACGATTTAGAACTCGGTGTTCAGATGTAGTCCGCCTAGTTGATTTGCTAGATGAGGCCAAGACTCGCAGTAAAACTGCCCTTATTGAGCGTG GTAAGGACAAAGAATGGACTCCCGAGGAGCTGGACCAAACTGCTGAGGCAATTGGATATGGTGCGGTGAA GTATGCTGACCTTAAGAACAACATAACGACAGGCTATACTTTCAACTTCGATGACATGCTTAGTGACAAG GGAAATACAGCCGTTTACCTTCTTTATGCACATGCTCGTATCTGTTCAATCATCCGAAAGTCTGGCAAAGACATAGATGAGCTTAAAAAG ACAGGAAAGCTAGTATTGGATCATCCAGAAGAACGAGCACTGGGGCTTCACTTGCTTCGATTTGCTGAG ACGGTTGAGGAAGCTTGCACCACCATGTTGCCCAACGTTCTGTGTCTGTACCTCTACAGTTTATCTGAACGCTTCACCAGCTTCTACTCCATTCATCAG GTCAATGGTTCACCGGAAGAGGCAAGCCGTCTCCTGCTTTGTGAAGCAACGGCAGTAGTGATGCGGAAATGCTTCCACCTTCTTGGAATCACTCCTGTTTACAAGATTTGA